AGGCACATTAAACAGCCTATGCATTTCTCATGGTTTATCACCACTGCCCCGTCTCTATCGCGGGTTATCGCGTTCACTGGACAGACCGCCATGCAGGGGGCGTCGTCGCAGTGCCGGCAGTTTATTGGAACTCCCACCCCGTTGCTCGCGAAGACCACCCTTATGTTGGGCCTGCCGTCGTGAATGAAGTCACACACCGCTTCGCAGGTCTCGCAGCCTATGCAGGTGTTGAAATCGACGAGGAGCTTCATGCCCTCACCCCCGTCAGCCAGAGGTGTATGTCCCGCCCGGCGTAGAGGCCGTCCTTTGTTGCCCTCCCAACGAGCGACGGGCCAAGAACTACATCGCCTGCCGCGAAGATACCTTCCCTGCTCGTCATGTGCCTCGA
This Thermococcus cleftensis DNA region includes the following protein-coding sequences:
- a CDS encoding 4Fe-4S dicluster domain-containing protein; translation: MKLLVDFNTCIGCETCEAVCDFIHDGRPNIRVVFASNGVGVPINCRHCDDAPCMAVCPVNAITRDRDGAVVINHEKCIGCLMCLSVCPFGAISYEPVVKVVCKCDMCAERRAEGLKPACHEMCPANAIYYGPDGGEEKRKRVTEAISRER